A portion of the Mesobacillus jeotgali genome contains these proteins:
- a CDS encoding Na(+)/H(+) antiporter subunit C gives MEILMAFLIGILFMTATYLMLSKSLLRIIIGTGLLSHGAHLLILTMGGLKRGAAPLLGEHAPNYVDPLPQALILTAIVISFGVTSFFLVLAYRAYQELGTDNMDRLRGKEGHE, from the coding sequence ATGGAAATCTTAATGGCTTTTCTAATTGGAATTTTATTTATGACAGCTACTTACCTTATGCTTTCAAAAAGCTTGCTCAGAATCATTATCGGGACAGGACTGCTGAGCCATGGTGCCCATCTCCTGATTTTAACCATGGGAGGCCTGAAGAGAGGTGCAGCTCCGCTCCTGGGAGAACATGCCCCAAACTATGTCGATCCGCTGCCACAGGCACTGATCCTGACTGCGATCGTTATCAGCTTTGGTGTAACTTCCTTTTTCCTTGTACTGGCCTACAGGGCCTATCAGGAGCTTGGAACCGATAATATGGATCGCTTGAGAGGAAAGGAAGGACATGAATAA
- a CDS encoding Na(+)/H(+) antiporter subunit B, with translation MKTNDIILQTVTKFTLFVIILFSIHLFFAGHYYPGGGFVGGLMTSGAIVLLLLAFDIKTVKSILPIDYIKMVAVGLLFAIGTGAGALFFDMPFLTHAYTYVDLPLLGKTSLHTAVLFDTGVFLVVIGVTMTIIQTIGESE, from the coding sequence ATGAAAACAAATGATATAATCCTCCAGACCGTTACAAAGTTCACCCTGTTTGTCATCATCCTTTTTTCCATCCACCTGTTTTTTGCGGGCCACTATTATCCTGGAGGCGGCTTCGTGGGCGGGCTGATGACATCCGGAGCAATCGTCCTGCTTTTGCTTGCCTTCGATATCAAGACGGTCAAGTCGATTTTGCCGATTGATTATATCAAAATGGTGGCTGTCGGCCTTCTTTTTGCGATTGGAACAGGTGCTGGAGCATTGTTTTTCGATATGCCATTCCTGACACATGCATATACCTATGTGGACTTGCCGCTTTTGGGCAAAACCTCATTGCATACTGCGGTATTATTTGATACAGGAGTCTTCCTTGTCGTCATTGGAGTAACAATGACCATTATTCAAACGATTGGAGAGAGCGAATAA